One window of the Nocardia huaxiensis genome contains the following:
- a CDS encoding enoyl-CoA hydratase family protein, which yields MSDAATSAEAAPYVRYEVRDGFAVLTLDSPHNRNALSSKLVTELLQGLERAAADPAVRGVVLTHTGNTFCAGADLREAVAADPAEAAGIRTQWMVRVLRDILDLPKPVVAQIDGNVRAGGMGIVAACDLVVAGRGSSFALTEARLGLAPFVISLTLLPRMTSRAAARYFQTGETFDAAEAEHIGLITVAADDPAAEVARLCAALRKSSPQGLAESKRLVNAATLAEVDRNAETLAKRSGSFFGTAEVIEGMTAFLQKRPPSWAE from the coding sequence ATGAGCGACGCGGCAACCTCGGCAGAGGCCGCCCCCTACGTGCGCTACGAGGTGCGCGACGGTTTCGCCGTCCTCACCCTGGACTCCCCGCACAACCGCAACGCCCTGTCCTCGAAGCTGGTGACCGAGCTGCTGCAGGGGCTCGAGCGAGCGGCGGCCGACCCGGCCGTGCGCGGGGTGGTCCTGACGCACACCGGCAACACCTTCTGTGCGGGCGCGGACCTGCGGGAGGCGGTCGCCGCCGACCCCGCCGAGGCCGCGGGCATCCGCACCCAGTGGATGGTGCGGGTCCTGCGCGACATCCTGGACCTGCCGAAACCCGTTGTGGCGCAGATCGACGGCAATGTGCGCGCGGGTGGCATGGGCATCGTCGCCGCGTGCGATCTGGTGGTCGCCGGACGGGGCAGCAGTTTCGCGCTCACCGAGGCGCGGCTCGGCCTGGCCCCCTTCGTCATCTCCCTGACCCTGTTGCCGCGCATGACCTCCCGCGCCGCGGCCCGCTACTTCCAGACCGGTGAGACCTTCGACGCGGCCGAGGCCGAACACATCGGCCTGATCACCGTCGCCGCCGACGACCCCGCCGCCGAGGTGGCGCGCCTGTGCGCGGCCCTGCGCAAGAGCTCCCCGCAGGGCCTCGCCGAAAGCAAGCGACTGGTCAACGCGGCCACCCTCGCCGAGGTCGATCGCAATGCCGAAACCCTGGCCAAACGCTCCGGCAGCTTCTTCGGCACCGCCGAGGTGATCGAGGGTATGACGGCCTTCCTGCAGAAGCGTCCACCGAGCTGGGCAGAATAA